AGGGCTTCCGCTACGCCCAGGTGCGTTTGGCGCCGGCGCGGCTGACCCACTGCATGCGCTGGCTGGGCGCGGCGCAGCGCGCCCACGACATCGCCTGCGGCTACGCCCGCGAGCGCGAGAGCTTCGGCACGAAGCTGATCGACCATGAGGGCGTCGGCTTCATGCTGGCCGACAACGAGATGGACATCCACATGTCGCGGCTGGCCGTCTGGCACTGCGCCTGGGTGCTCGACCAGGGCGAGCGTGGCGGCCGGGAAAGCTCCATGGCCAAGGTGATCTGTTCGGAGGCGCTTTACCGCGTCGCCGACCGCTGCCTGCAGGTGCTGGGCGGCATGGGCATGACCCGCGACACCGAGGTCGAACGCATCTTCCGCGAATTGCGCGGCTTCCGCATCTATGACGGGCCTTCGGAAGTGCACCGCTGGTCGCTGGCCAAGCAGATCAAGCGGCGCTGAGACCGGGGGAGGCCGGATGACCGGCCTCCCTTCGCGTGGCTATCTATGGCGCCATGCGCCGGGGCTCGGCGGGGCCGCGGGCAAAGGCGAGACAGCCGGCCAGAGTGCGGCCCGCGCCCACGTCGCGGAAGACCCAGTCAGCGCCCAGTTCCCGGCGCAGGCGGCCGACCGCACCCGGTTCGCGGGCCTCGGCCACCCAGCCTTCGGCGGCGCTCATCAGCCGGAGCGGTTCCGCGCCGCTGGCGGCCAGCCGCGCATAGGCCTCCCGGTCCGTCAGCGGCTCCTTGAAAAAGACCAGGATACGGCCTTCGTGGTCGTCGGGCGCGCGGGCGACGCCGTACATGAACAGCCCCGCCAGCACGGTCAGCCCCAGCGCCGCCGCCAGTGCGGGCCAGAGCATGCGCCGCTCCGCAGTCCGTCCGTTCATTCAGCCTCCTCCCCGGGCGCGGCGCTCAGTACGTGAACTCGATCCGGCCCCCATGGCCGTCGGCGGCCCCGAGGAATGCAGTCGCGCGCATCGGTCGTCACCTCATTTCGCTGTCGCCTGCGCCGAGGGTAGCCCGCATGGGCGGGACGCGTGATCAAAACTTCGCCCGGCCGCCGCCGCGGCGCGCCCCGCTTGCCCCCGGGAGGCGGAAAACATAATGTCCGCGCCCATCAAGACACCGCCAAGACCTGGGGAGACCTCCGATGCAAGGGCTGATGCAGAACCAGCAGCTTCTGATCCACACCCTGATCGACTACGCCGCGCAGTATCACGGCAAGACCGAGATCGTGACGCGCACGGTCGAAGGGCCGATCCACCGCTATACCTACCGCGACGCGCAGGCCCGCTCCAAGCAGGTGGCCAACGCGCTGAAGCGCCTCGGCGTCGAGCTCGGCGACCGCATCGGCACGCTGGCCTGGAACACCCACCGCCACTTCGAATGCTATTACGGCGTTTCCGGCCTGGGCGCGGTGTTGCACACCATCAATCCGCGGCTGTTTCCGGAGCAGATCGTCTACATCGCCAACCACGCCGAGGACCGGGTCATCTTCACCGACCTGACCTTCGTGCCGCTGCTGGAGAAGGTGCAGGACGAGCTGAAGACGGTCGAGAAGATCATCGTCATGACCGACGCCGCGCACATGCCCGAGACCAGCCTGAAGAACGCGCTGTGCTACGAGGACCTGCTGGCCGCCGAGTCGAGCGACTTCGAATGGCCGGAGTTCGACGAGACTACGGCCTCCAGCCTCTGCTACACCTCCGGCACCACGGGCAACCCGAAGGGCGTGCTCTACCAGCACCGCACCACAGTGCTGCACAGCTTCGCCGCCTGCATGGGCGACTGCCTGGCGCTGTCGTCGAAGGACACCATTCTGCCCGTCGTGCCGATGTTCCACGCCAACGCCTGGGGCCTGGCCTACTCGGCGCCCATGTGCGGCGCCAAGCTGGTGCTGCCCGGCAAGGATCTGGACGGCCAGTCGGTCTACGAGCTGATGGACCAGGAGGAAGTGACCATGTCGGCCGGCGTGCCGACCGTGTGGCTGATGCTGCTCAACCACATGGAGGAGAACGGCCTTAAACTGCCGCACATGAACCGCACGGTGATCGGCGGCTCGGCGGCGCCGGCATCCATGATCCGCAAGTTCGAGACAGAGTACGACGTCACCGTGATCCACGCCTGGGGCATGACCGAGATGAGCCCGCTGGGCACCACCGGCGTCATGACGAAGGAGATCGAGAAGCTGCCCTTCGAGGAACAGCTGCCCTACAAGGCGAAGCAGGGGCGAGTGATCTACGGCGTCGAACTGAAGATCACCGACGACGAGGGCAACGAACTGCCGCGCGACGGCGTCGCCTACGGCAATCTCAAGACCCGCGGCTACTGGATCACCGCCGGCTACTTCAAGGGCGAGGGCGGCCAGGTGCTGGACGAGGACAACTGGTTCGACACCGGCGACGTCGCCACCCTGGACGAGGACGGCTTCATGACCATCACCGACCGGGCCAAGGACGTGATCAAGTCGGGCGGCGAGTGGATCAGCTCCATCGATCTGGAGAACGCGGCCATGGCCCATCCGGACGTCGCCGAGGCCGCGGTGATCGGCATCTTCCATCCCAAGTGGGACGAGCGCCCGCTGCTCTGCATCGTGAAGAAGCAGGGCCGCGATCCTTCGAAGGAGGACATCCTGCAGTCGCTGGAGGGCAAGATCGCCAAGTGGTGGATGCCCGACGACGTCGCCTTCGTCGACGAGATCCCGCACACGGCCACCGGCAAGATCCAGAAGGTCACGCTGCGCGAGCAGTTCAAGGACTACGTGCTGCCAACGGCCCAGAACGCCGCGGAGTAACGGAAACCGCGCCGCGTGGGATGGATCGGCCGGCACGCGGCGCGGCTCTGTCTGGCGGAACCTGGACCAGCCCCGGACAGTAGAAGCACGTGGCGTCCCGGGGCTTGACCCCGGGATCCAGTCCATCGGTTCGCTGGGCCCTTGGATCGAGTCCAAGGGCGACAGGATCGAGTTGCCCCGTCGAGCATGTGCCTCAGGGCCGGCCCTGAGGCCCACGAAGCGCCGTCCCGAACACGCTGTCGATACCGCTATTCTTTCGCTCCCGTTTCGGTCAGGATACCGGTTGTCAACGACCGGGAGGGAACGGCTATGACCGAGATGTCCTACGAGCTTCAGGCCCTGGGCTGGGCGGCCCTGATCTGGGTGCTGCATTTCCTTGTTTCGTCCATGGCCGCCAGCGGCCAGGTCGGCATGGGTTATCTGCTGGGCCCGCGCGACGAGCAGAAGGAACTCACCGGCGCGGCCGCGCGGCTGAAGCGCGCGATGGCCAACTACAACGAGGGACTGTTGCTTTTCGCCGTCGCCGTGGTTCTCGTCGTGCTCGGCCAGGCCTCGAGCGAGCTGACGCAGTACTGCGCCGGCGTCTTCCTGGCCGCGCGGCTGCTCTACATCCCGGCCTACGCGCTGGGCTGGTCGCCGTGGCGGACGCTGATCTGGTTCGTCGGCTTCGCGGCGACGCTGGTCATGGTGCTCGTGGCGCTGTTCTGAGCGGGGTCGATTGACCGGACGGCGCGCGCGCGCCTAGTGTGCCCCCACGGTTTCAGACGGGGGAGGAATGGCCGTGGCGCTACCGCTGGACGGGCTTGTCGCCTATGAATTCGGCTCCAACGTGGCCGGGCCGTTCGCCGGCTCGATCCTGGCCGAACTGGGCGCGACACTGATCAAGATCGAACGGCCCGAGGGCGACGACGCCCGGGCCTGGGGCCCGCCCTTCGCCGAGGACGGCACGGCGACGATCTTCCATGCGCTGAACCGCAACAAGAAGTCGGTCACCGTCGACCTGAAGGACCCGGGACGCGTCGAGGCGCTCAGGCGGCGCATCGCCGCCGAGGCCGATATCGTGGTGCAGAACATGCGGCCCGGCGCCATGAAGCGCCTCGGCCTGGATGCCGACACGCTCTGCGCGCTGAACCCGAAGCTGGTCTACTGCAATCTCAACGCCTTCGGCGCCGACGGCCCGCTCAAGGACCGGCCGGGCTACGACGCGCTGATGCAGGCCTTCGGCGGCATCATGTCGGTGACCGGCGAGGAGGGCCAGGCGCCGGTGCGCTGCGGCATCTCGGTGATCGACATGGGTACCGGCATGTGG
The sequence above is drawn from the Minwuia thermotolerans genome and encodes:
- a CDS encoding 3-(methylthio)propionyl-CoA ligase — its product is MQGLMQNQQLLIHTLIDYAAQYHGKTEIVTRTVEGPIHRYTYRDAQARSKQVANALKRLGVELGDRIGTLAWNTHRHFECYYGVSGLGAVLHTINPRLFPEQIVYIANHAEDRVIFTDLTFVPLLEKVQDELKTVEKIIVMTDAAHMPETSLKNALCYEDLLAAESSDFEWPEFDETTASSLCYTSGTTGNPKGVLYQHRTTVLHSFAACMGDCLALSSKDTILPVVPMFHANAWGLAYSAPMCGAKLVLPGKDLDGQSVYELMDQEEVTMSAGVPTVWLMLLNHMEENGLKLPHMNRTVIGGSAAPASMIRKFETEYDVTVIHAWGMTEMSPLGTTGVMTKEIEKLPFEEQLPYKAKQGRVIYGVELKITDDEGNELPRDGVAYGNLKTRGYWITAGYFKGEGGQVLDEDNWFDTGDVATLDEDGFMTITDRAKDVIKSGGEWISSIDLENAAMAHPDVAEAAVIGIFHPKWDERPLLCIVKKQGRDPSKEDILQSLEGKIAKWWMPDDVAFVDEIPHTATGKIQKVTLREQFKDYVLPTAQNAAE
- a CDS encoding MAPEG family protein, encoding MTEMSYELQALGWAALIWVLHFLVSSMAASGQVGMGYLLGPRDEQKELTGAAARLKRAMANYNEGLLLFAVAVVLVVLGQASSELTQYCAGVFLAARLLYIPAYALGWSPWRTLIWFVGFAATLVMVLVALF